The Bacteroidales bacterium sequence ATAAAAATAAAGTGTGAACGGTTACCAAAAAACAAATGTTTTGTTTGTATAGAAAATAAAATTCTTCAATTTATATTAGTTTAAAAGCAGTTTCAATTTTAGCTTCCGACATAACAAATGAGCTATAAAATTGTGTTATATTTTCAATTACCGAGAATTTATTTGTAATAAAATTATGATAATCCTGCATATCTTTACAATATACTTTTAAAAGAAAATCTGCATTCCCCGAAATATAGTAACATTCCATAACTTCATTTAATTTTTTAATTTCTTTTATAAAATTTTCAACAATATCTTTTGTATGCCTGCTCAATGATACAGAAATAAATATTATTAAACCTTTATCAATTTTTTTATTATCAACTAAAGCTATATACTTTTTAATATATCCAAGTTTCTCAAGTTTTTTAATTCTCTCGTAAATAGGAGTTATCGTAAGGTTGAGTTTATTTGCAATTTCTTTAGCAGCTATTCTTGCATCTTTTTGAAGTAAATTAAGAATTTGAAAATCAATGTTATCAATAGATCTCATGTTTGGTTATTTTAACTGAAACATAAATAAATATTTAACAAATATATAAAATATAACTAATAATTAATATTATATTAGTAATATTAACTATAATAAATTAAATATACAATAAATATAACTATAATGATTATCTTTGTTAAATATTTATACTGAAAATAATAATAAAAAATCTATAAAAATGAGAAAAACAAAAGAACAAGTGTTAGAAAACACTATTAAACGTTGTAGAGAGAAAAAAATAATTATCCCTACTTATAAACAAATGATAAATCCTGAATTAATTCCTGATAAAATAAAATCGAATTTAAAAAATATAGGATTATGGGATTTGAATTCACTTAATATGTTCAGAATTACATGGAAAAACGAAGCTGTAAAATTTGGTGGTGGTTTTGGAAATGTTAATTATATTGAATTACCATCTGAATTGACAGGAGTAAAAGCAAGAATAATGATGCTGGTTGGTAAATTTTTTCCAACCGGAAGTCATAAAGTAGGTGCAACATTCGGACCTTTAGTTGAAAAATTGATTAGTGGTACTTTTGACCCTACAACACAAAAAGCTTTATGGCCGTCAACAGGTAATTATTGTCGCGGTGGAGCTTATGATTCTTACCTTTTAGGATGTGATTCAATAGCAGTATTGCCCGAAGAAATGTCACAGGAACGTTTTGACTGGTTGCATAAAGTTGGTGCTGAAGTATTTGCTACTCCAGGTTGTGAAAGTAATGTAAAAGAAATATACGATAAAACTAAAGAATTATTGGCAGAACGAGGCGATAGTATTGTAAATCTTAATCAATTTAGTGAAATAGGTAATCCTTTATGGCATTATGCTGTTACTGGTGCAGCTATGGAAGAGGTATATAATTTGGAAAAAAACGATAAAAGCCGATTTAGTGCAATATTCTTAACTCAAGGCTCAGCTGGTACTTTAGGTAGTGCTGACTATATTCGTGAAATACATCCGCAAGTTAAGGTTTGTGCCGGCGAAGCTCTTCAATGTCCTACTTTATTGTATAATGGATACGGAGGACATCGTATTGAAGGTATTGGCGATAAACATGTTCCATGGATACATAATATGAAAAATATGGATATGGTTGCCGGTATTGACGATGAACCTAACATGTACATTATGAGATTGTTTAATGAACCTGAAGGTAAAAAATATCTAATCGAAGAAAAAGGTGTTGACCCTGAAATAGTTAATAAACTTGATTTATTAGGAATATCATCAATAGCTAATTTAATGGGTGCAATTAAAATGGCGAAATATTACGAAATGAACGAAAACGATGTTATTTTCACTGTTGCTACTGACTCAATGGAAATGTATCAATCCCGTTTAATTGAAGAAGCCGAAAAATTTGGAAAATATACTGCCCATAATGCTGAACTTACTTTTGTTGCCGATTTAATGGGATTAACTATTGATAATATGATTGAAATGACATATTATGAAAAAAAGCGTATGCATAATCTTAAATATTTTACTTGGATTGAGCAACAAGGAAAAACCGTTGAAGAACTGAATGCGCAATGGTACGATGAAAATTACTGGAAAAATGAATACAACAAAATTGAAGAATGGGATAAAGAAATTATGGAATTTAACGAAAGAACCGGTGTATTAAAGAATTTGTAACTAATCAGTATGTTTATGTTGTTGATTTTATGTTCGTTATAAATTAGTATTTCACGCAAAGACCACAAAAATTTAACGCCAAGAACGCTAAGTTGCTATCAATGTATCATTTGCGTTCTTTGCGATTTTCTCAGCGAACTTTGCGTGAAATCATTTAAGTTGCTCACATTTAGTATATTTTATTAATTATTATAGTACAGACTGATTAGTTGCAAGAATTTATAAAATTAACTAATTCTTTCAGTGATATTTGCGTTTTTGTGTCTTACTAGTGAAAAATAATAATTTAAGTTTTAAAAATAAATTCATGAGTAAATTTTATTTTGAATGCGTAAATTGTGGGGAAATAATATTGCCTGATAAAATCAATTATTTATGTGCGGCTTGTTCATCTGAAAATACACAAGACTTGCCTCCAAAAGGTGTATTAAAAACAGTTTATAACTATAATAAAATCAAAGAACAATATTTGGGAAATTTATTTGATAGTTTATTAAATAATTCATTTTTCGATTTACTACCGATAAAAAACAAGAATAATTTTCCATTGTTAAAAGTAGGTAACACACCTTTATATAAAGTAGAAAATTTTAATAATAAAAAACTACATTATAATTTATTTCTGAAAGACGATTCACAAAATCCTACATTTTCATTTAAAGACAGGGCTTCTTATTTGGTATCTACTTATGCTAAAGAGAATAATATTGATACAATAGTCGCTGCATCAACTGGTAATGCTGGTTCGTCTCTTGCCGGAATATGTGCAGCACAAAATCAGAAAGCAATTATTTTTGTTCCTGCATCAGCTCCTAAAGCTAAATTAACTCAGATAATAATGTATGGGGCAACAATTATTCCTGTTGAAGGAACTTATGATGATGCTTTTGATTTAAGTATTGCTGCTACCAAAAAATATGGATGGTATAACCGAAATACTGCTTTTAATCCATTTACTATTGAGGGAAAAAAGACAGTATCATTTGAGATTTTTAATCAATTAAACAAGGTATTACCTGATAATATTTTTGTTCCTGTTGGTGATGGAGTTATTATTTCAGGGGTTTATAAAGGATTTGAAGATTTATTAAACCTTGGTATAATAAATAAAATACCTAAAATAATTGCTGTTCAGGCTGATGGAAGTTCGAATATTATTAACAATTTAAACAAGAAAAAATTTACTTCAAACCATAGTAAAACTATTGCTGATTCAATTTCTGTTGACATACCGAGAAATTTCTATATGACAAAAGATTTTCTTAATAAATATAATGGTGAAAGTATTTCTGTAACTGATAATGAGATACTTGCAGCATCTAAAAGTTTGAGTAAAAATATAGGAATATTTACTGAGCCGGCTTCTGCTGCTTC is a genomic window containing:
- a CDS encoding pyridoxal-phosphate dependent enzyme, whose translation is MRKTKEQVLENTIKRCREKKIIIPTYKQMINPELIPDKIKSNLKNIGLWDLNSLNMFRITWKNEAVKFGGGFGNVNYIELPSELTGVKARIMMLVGKFFPTGSHKVGATFGPLVEKLISGTFDPTTQKALWPSTGNYCRGGAYDSYLLGCDSIAVLPEEMSQERFDWLHKVGAEVFATPGCESNVKEIYDKTKELLAERGDSIVNLNQFSEIGNPLWHYAVTGAAMEEVYNLEKNDKSRFSAIFLTQGSAGTLGSADYIREIHPQVKVCAGEALQCPTLLYNGYGGHRIEGIGDKHVPWIHNMKNMDMVAGIDDEPNMYIMRLFNEPEGKKYLIEEKGVDPEIVNKLDLLGISSIANLMGAIKMAKYYEMNENDVIFTVATDSMEMYQSRLIEEAEKFGKYTAHNAELTFVADLMGLTIDNMIEMTYYEKKRMHNLKYFTWIEQQGKTVEELNAQWYDENYWKNEYNKIEEWDKEIMEFNERTGVLKNL
- a CDS encoding Lrp/AsnC family transcriptional regulator — protein: MRSIDNIDFQILNLLQKDARIAAKEIANKLNLTITPIYERIKKLEKLGYIKKYIALVDNKKIDKGLIIFISVSLSRHTKDIVENFIKEIKKLNEVMECYYISGNADFLLKVYCKDMQDYHNFITNKFSVIENITQFYSSFVMSEAKIETAFKLI
- the thrC gene encoding threonine synthase, producing MSKFYFECVNCGEIILPDKINYLCAACSSENTQDLPPKGVLKTVYNYNKIKEQYLGNLFDSLLNNSFFDLLPIKNKNNFPLLKVGNTPLYKVENFNNKKLHYNLFLKDDSQNPTFSFKDRASYLVSTYAKENNIDTIVAASTGNAGSSLAGICAAQNQKAIIFVPASAPKAKLTQIIMYGATIIPVEGTYDDAFDLSIAATKKYGWYNRNTAFNPFTIEGKKTVSFEIFNQLNKVLPDNIFVPVGDGVIISGVYKGFEDLLNLGIINKIPKIIAVQADGSSNIINNLNKKKFTSNHSKTIADSISVDIPRNFYMTKDFLNKYNGESISVTDNEILAASKSLSKNIGIFTEPASAASFAGLLKYYEQNKIENNSNNIVLLTGSGLKDLNSVQNIINIPKSVKPDLKEVEKFLKM